One Brassica oleracea var. oleracea cultivar TO1000 chromosome C7, BOL, whole genome shotgun sequence genomic window carries:
- the LOC106304969 gene encoding CBL-interacting serine/threonine-protein kinase 25, with product MEEERRVVLFGKYEIGRLLGKGTFAKVYHAKHITTGESVAIKIINKDHVMKRPGMMDQIKREISIMRLVRHPNIVELKEVMATKTKIFFVMEFVRGGELFAKVVKGKLKEDAARRYFQQLISAVDFCHSRGVSHRDLKPENLLVDENGDLKVSDFGLSALPEQLLQDGLLHTQCGTPAYVAPEVLRKKGYDGAKADIWSCGVVLYVLLAGYLPFQEENLMNMYRKIFKAEFDFPPWFSPEARRLISKLLVVDPEKRISIPAITRTPWFRKTFKAPMIAAINSPGNELEEEEDGAAVSPKFFNAFQFISSMSSGFDLSSLFESKRKVRSMFTSRWSAAEIVAKIEGIGKEIGMKVKRTKDFKVRMQGKTEGRKGQISVTAEVFEVAPEVAVVELCKSAGDTLEYNKLYEEQVRPALKDIVWSWHGDSNNNNNIIIDDSNINNYISDENSGSDCERI from the coding sequence ATGGAGGAAGAACGGCGCGTTGTTCTGTTCGGGAAATACGAAATAGGAAGGCTTCTAGGCAAAGGAACCTTCGCCAAAGTCTACCACGCAAAACACATCACCACCGGCGAGAGCGTGGCGATCAAGATCATCAACAAAGACCACGTCATGAAACGCCCCGGTATGATGGATCAGATCAAGCGCGAGATCTCCATCATGAGGCTCGTCCGCCACCCCAACATCGTCGAGCTCAAAGAAGTCATGGCGACCAAGACCAAGATCTTCTTCGTGATGGAGTTCGTCAGAGGCGGCGAGCTTTTCGCCAAAGTCGTCAAAGGGAAACTCAAGGAAGACGCGGCGCGCAGATACTTCCAGCAGCTGATCTCGGCCGTCGATTTCTGCCACAGCAGGGGCGTCTCCCATCGCGATCTGAAGCCGGAGAATCTCCTCGTCGACGAGAACGGAGATCTCAAGGTCTCCGACTTCGGACTCTCGGCCTTGCCCGAGCAGCTTCTCCAAGACGGGTTGCTACACACTCAGTGCGGGACGCCTGCTTACGTGGCGCCCGAGGTTTTAAGAAAGAAGGGATACGACGGAGCGAAAGCGGATATTTGGTCGTGCGGCGTCGTTTTGTACGTGCTCCTCGCTGGATACCTTCCGTTTCAGGAAGAGAATCTCATGAACATGTATCGAAAGATCTTCAAGGCGGAGTTCGATTTTCCTCCGTGGTTTTCGCCGGAAGCGAGGAGGCTGATCTCGAAGCTCCTCGTCGTCGATCCCGAGAAACGGATCTCGATTCCGGCGATCACGCGTACGCCGTGGTTTCGGAAAACCTTCAAAGCTCCGATGATCGCGGCGATTAACTCGCCGGGAAACGAATTGGAGGAGGAGGAGGACGGAGCGGCGGTGTCGCCGAAGTTTTTCAACGCGTTCCAGTTCATCTCCTCGATGTCGTCGGGGTTCGATCTGTCGAGTCTGTTCGAGAGCAAGAGGAAGGTGAGGTCCATGTTCACGTCGCGGTGGTCTGCGGCGGAGATTGTGGCGAAGATCGAAGGGATCGGGAAGGAGATAGGGATGAAGGTGAAGAGGACGAAGGATTTCAAGGTCAGGATGCAGGGGAAGACGGAGGGGAGGAAGGGGCAGATATCGGTGACGGCGGAGGTTTTCGAGGTTGCGCCGGAGGTTGCCGTCGTGGAGCTGTGTAAATCGGCTGGAGACACTCTGGAGTATAACAAGTTGTATGAGGAGCAAGTCAGGCCGGCGTTGAAGGACATCGTGTGGTCGTGGCACGGTGACAGCAATAATAATAATAATATTATTATTGATGACAGTAATATTAATAATTATATTAGCGATGAAAACTCTGGTAGTGACTGTGAGAGAATA